GTTGTATAGTGCTGCGCAGCAGTATTTATATGTGTATAACAATACGCAGTTTAAAATTATTAGTACGAATGCTGCACGGTCTTTCGTTCCTGATGCCATGTATTCTGAAGAGGCTTCCAACATCTCCATACCGAACATCTGGATTAGAGAAAGTATTGATTTGCCGGAATCGCCCATGTTTTCAGTGCGAGTACCTATAAACAATAATGTGTCGCTACGTAATATTGGACAATTACTTGTTTATTTCAATTCCAATAAAATATGGGGTAGTCTGGATAATTATAAAGATAAATTTAAAGGTACAATTCTTGTGTTATCTAGTACTGGCGATGTTATTTTTGATTCGTCGGGTATTTATTATGGCAATAAGTATCCATACGCTGAACAGATAAACACGGTATACGATAACGATGTAACCAAGGAAGGAATGTCGATCACGAAGTTAACCGATATTCAGGGTGGATACACTGTACTCAGTTTGGTCCCTAAGAATGAACTAGCTGCTTCGTATCGTGGAATTAGAAATACGATTCTAATGATTAGTTCGATTTGTATTTTGTTCGCAATTTTGATCTCCTCCTTGTTCATCAATAATTTTGCTAAACGAACGCATAGCATTATCCAATTTACAAGAAAGGTGAAGAATGGTGATTTAAACGCGAGAGTTACAGAGATTAGAGAAGATGAACTTGGACAAATTTCTAAGAGTTTCAACGAGATGCTAGAGGAGCTTAATTTGTATATTGATCGGGTCTACAAAGCAGAAATTAAGCAAAAACATACCGAGATTGCTGCATTAGAGGCGAGAGTTAATCCTCATTTTTTATACAACACACTTGAAGTAATTCGGATGCGAGCGATTTCTCAAGGGGCATCGGATGTTGGAGAAATGATCTATAGCCTTTCGGTACTGTTCAAAAGTTATGTTCAGCAGAAGCCAAGGTATACGCTGAAGGATGAACTTGAAGCCTGCCGAATGTATTTGGAACTATTCAGGATTCGATACAAGGATAAGTTCACTTATCAAATCCTTTGCGACAAGAAGCTGGAGAATAAAATTGTATTAAAAATGTCTCTGCAGCCGATTATTGAGAACTACATTCTCCATGGGATGCGCACGGATTGGACGGATAATCAAATCAGAATTACGGTGACAGATGAGAATGAATACCTTTGTGTTGAAGTTAGAGATAATGGACAAGGTATTCATCCAGAGAGATTGGCACAAATTAAGGAGGGATTGCTCCATCCTGATATTTACTCGGGGTCATTTGGCATTCGTAGCATACACGAAAGACTAAAATTACTGTATGGAAGAATGTATGGTGTTGATATTGAAAGTGAACTAGGAAAAGGAACAGTGGTAACCATATGGTTCCCCAACCAAGGGGAGGGTGATCTCAACAATGTATAAAGTGTTTATTGTAGATGACGAACCGTTTATTATTGAGGGTTTGTATGATATTGTCGATTGGGCTTCAATGGGGATGGAGATTGTGGGTCAAGCTGAGAATGGGGCTGAAGCATTAGAGGCGTTAAAGCTGATTCCTGCGGATATTCTGGTTACCGATATTTCCATGCCGAAGATGAACGGACTTGATCTCATTCGTAATGTACGTGAATTTCGGCCGGAGCTTAAAGTAATCGTGTTAAGTGGATTTAATGATTTTGATTATTTAAAAGAGGGCATGACACTCGGTATAGAAAATTATTTGTTGAAGCCGATTAATCTGGAGGAATTCAAGGCAACACTGAACATAGTAGTTGAGAAATTAAATGAGTCTAAGGCAAGGTATGCTACCTTAAATGAATATAGCATTATGATTTTGCGGGACAATGTGATGCAACGATGGATAAAACAACAGATTCGTCCCCGGGAGTTCCAGGAACGTGCTGATCTTCTGGGCATTGTTCTTGATAAAAACTTTGTAATGGTTTCGCTATTACGATTGGAGCATTCTAATCAAGAGGTATTCGAGATCGTACTGAATCAGTTGAAGAGTAACGAGGGGATCATTCCATTCCGTGATATGGATGGAGACATTGTATTGTTGTATAACTTTGATGATCCGGAGCAGGGAATAAACGAAGCAAATTTGATAAATAATAAACTGATGAGTGTCCTGTCAGCGTATGAGCCTCTGCGTCTGTCCATAGGGAGTGTGGAAGAAATAGAGGTGGAACCATCCCGAAGTTACACCTTCGCCAAAAAAGTGCAGGAGTACTTCATGATCTTCCCGGAACAAAATGTTCTTCGCTATGATGACCTCAAAGAGCACCAAGCAAATGCTGAAGATGGTCTCCATATGAACTGGAGTGACTACGCCAAGCTAATTGTAGCTAAGAATAAAGAGGGACTACTTGCACGTATTGAAGTGGATTTTGGATCACTTCGGCAAATGGGAGGAATATCCCCTGGTCTTCTTCAGGACATAGCCATGGAATGGATTATTCGTTTCAAAATGCAACTGGAGGAAATTCGGCATGCTGAAGAGCCTGATCTTTACAAGCTTCATTTCGAGAGAATTCGAACAACATTTTCTATTGATGAGCTGATTGATATCATGAAGGAAGTTGCGAATATTACTATAGATTCTCTGACTAACGATATGAAGAGTCCAGTAGTTCAGCAGGTGCTAAATTTTATCAAGCAGTCTTATAACGAAGATGTGTCACTTAAGACACTTGGAGCTTTATATAATATCCATCCTGTCTATTTGGGGCAACTGTTCCATAAGGAGGTTGGTGAGTCTTTTACTGATTATATTAATTGGTATCGGATTGAAAAGGCCAAGGAGTTACTTCGAATAAGTCAAATGAAAGTTCATGAAATCGCTCGAAGTGTCGGTTATTGGGAAACTGGATATTTTTACAAGCAATTTAAAAAATATGTAGGGATCTCCCCGACAGAATATAAAGGGCTCAGTTAGCGATTCCCGCTAGCGGCCTTTTTTTTCTTTATTTTGTACATGATCTTTAGTTTGTACAGTATTTATTTAGTTTCACTTCTATTTGAAAATGCTTTCATAAATTAAAGTTAAGGTAGTCCTTATGGGACGCAGACAAGATAGAACAGTAAGGTAATCAAAGGGAGGGTATTCAACAATGAGTACAAAAAGAAAGAAGTTTTCTCTTTTATTGACATCGCTGATGGCGCTTACACTATTGGTCAGTGCATGTGGTGGCAACAACGCTGGTAACAGTGCTAGCAATGCATCTGGATCAGGAAAGTCTGAAAAGCCAGTTGAACTGATCTGGTATACGGTCGGTGCTCCACAAAAAGATGTGGACAAGGTTATGGAAGAAGTTAATAAGTATACTAAAGAAAAAATAAATGCAACCATCAAAATGAAGATGATTGATTTTGGTGACTATTCGCAAAAAATGCAAGTAATGGTCGCTTCAGGTGAGCCAATGGATATTATGTTCACTTGCTCCTGGGCGTTTGATTACGTGCAAAATGCACGTAAAGGCGCATTTATGGAACTAGATGATTTGCTGAAAAATCAAGGTAAAGACATTGTCGCAACTCTTGATCCTGCATTCTTAGAAGGTTCTAAGGTTGATGGACATAACTATGCAGTACCAGCTAACAAAGAACTTCCAGCTCAAGAAGTATGGCGTTTCAACAAAGAACTTCTTGATAAATATAACTTGGACATTTCGAACGTGAAATCGATGGAAAGCCTTGAGCCTTTATTGAAAACAATCAAGGAAAACGATCCTACCATTACACCGTACGCTATGGTTAAGGATTTCGTACCTATGATGCCATTTGACTACGTTATTGAGAAATTGCCAATGGCAGTGTATCAAGACACTACAGATTATAAAGTAGTTAACATTTTGGAAACTCCAGAAATAAAAGAAACACTAAAAACAGTACGTAAATTCTATAAAGCTGGATATGTTTCCCCAGAAGTATCTACAATCACTTCTGCTGATGACTTGTACAAATCCGGTAAATGGTTGGTAGACCGTGCGTCAACTCAACCTTTCGCAGACAACCTTTGGACTACAAGCCTTGGATATCCAATCGTCTCCACACCTGCTGGTGACCCGATTGTTTACAACTGGTCCGTAATGGGTTCGATGCAAGCGATCTCTGCTAACTCCAAATATCCGGAGAAAGCAATGGAATTCCTTAACTTGTTGAACACTGATCCTGTACTTCGTAACATGATCGATTCCGGTATCGAAGGCGTTCACTACGAAAAAGTTAGTGATAACGTGATGAAGAACTTGGATAAATCTAAAGACTATGATATGCCAACATTCTCGTTGGGTAACATTATGATCACTTATTTGAATGAAGGCGACCCTGAGAACAAATGGGACGAGTTCAAGAAATTTAACGAATCTGGTATTAACGCTCCATTGTTAGGCTTTAACTTCGATACTTCGAAAGTAACGACTGAATTGGCTGCGGTACAAAACGTGAAGGAAGAGTTCTGGTCCGCATTAATGACAGGAACTGTTGATCCTGACGAATACCTGCCAAAAGCTAATGAGAAGTTTAAAGCTGCTGGATTGGATAAAATCATCGCTGAAGCTCAAAGACAAATCGATGAGTGGAGAGCAGCAACAGGTAAATAACATCAGAATAACTGGAGAAAATCGGGCGGGTGATGCCTTTCGCCCGATTTTTTTCATTCAATTTACGTTGGCGGCCATTTTCAACATGTCCAAAAAAGCCAACAGTCAGCAAGGTTGAAATCACTACTTTCAGGAGGGATAAACGTGAAAATGGTCGGAGAGTTTTTCAGAAATATCAACAAAAATAAAGTTATGTTATTCATGGTTCTTCCCGGCGCACTTTGGTTCCTCTTCTTTTCCTATTTACCGATGCTGGGAACGATTATAGCCTTTAAGGAATATCGCTTCAGTCGCGATGGCTTCTGGGCCAGCATAGTGAACAGTAAATGGGTTGGATGGGACAACTTTAAATTCCTATTTAGCACGAATGACGCTTATATAATCACGCGAAATACATTGCTTTATAATGTTGTTTTTATCTTTGTAGGGCTGGCTTTATCGGTGCTATTAGCTATTGTATTATCAGAAATCACAAACAAACGTCTCTCCAAAATATATCAAACTGGCATGTTCCTACCTTACTTTCTATCATGGGTCATTGTCGGTTATTTCACGTTCAGTTTCTTAAGCGCAGACCGTGGATTGTTGAACGGGGTATTTGAATCTTTAGGTATTCAACCGATTCAATGGTACGCGGAATCAAAATATTGGCCGTTTATTCTAGTACTCGTATATTTGTGGAAAGCAGTAGGATATAACAGCGTTGTGTATTTAGCGTCTATTATGGGGATTGACAGATCGCTTTATGAAGCCGCTATGATTGATGGCGCTAGTAAGATGCAACAAATTCGGGCAATTACGCTACCACTTCTTAGACCAATCATCACGATCATGACACTATTGGCTATCGGAAAAATATTCTATGCAGACTTTGGTCTATTCTATCAAATCCCGAGAGATTCAGGGACGTTGTACGGAGTAACAAACGTTATCGATACTTATGTATATCGTGGTCTTAAATCAACGGGTGAAATTGGTATGAGTGCAGCAGCAGGGTTGTATCAATCCGTTGTAGGTTTTGTTCTAGTTATGACATCGAACTATATCGTACGCAAATTCGACAAGGACAACGCCTTGTTCTAATATACTGAAGGGAGTGAGTAGTGTGTCTCAAAGAAAAAAGAAAGAACGCGATTTTCATAACCTATCGACACCAATGAATATTTCATTTAACCTCATTGCCGGCATCTTTGCTATTCTGTGCGTGTTTCCTTTTCTGTTTGTGGTCATCATTTCCCTCACAGATGAAAGTGCACTTGCGAACAATGGTTACAGATTGATTCCTGAAAAATGGAGTTTTGCGGGTTACCAATATGTATTTGATATGGGAGATTCATTACTTCGTTCATATGGGGTGACGATTTTCGTCACGGTCGTAGGGACTATCATTAGTTTGTTGTTTATGGCTTTTTACGCTTATGCGGTTTCGAGAAAGAGCTTCAAATACCGTAATTTCTTTTCTTTCTTCGCCTTTTTCACGATGTTGTTTAATGGGGGACTTGTTCCAACCTATATCATCGTTACACAGCTTTTGGGCCTCAAAGATACCATTTGGGCTTTGATATTGCCGCTGGCTGTAAATGCCTTTTATATTATGATCTTACGGACTTTCTATAGCACTAGTGTTCCTGATGCTATTATTGAATCAGGGAAAATTGATGGCGCAGGGGAGTTCCGAATTTTCCTCAAGCTGGTACTTCCTTTATCCCTTCCGGGTCTAGCAACTATTGGTTTGTTCAGCACACTGGGTTACTGGAACGACTGGTTCAATGCACTACTCTATATCGACAGTCCAAACCTTGTACCGTTGCAATCCATGTTGATGCGTATTGAAACTAGTATGCAATTCATCATGCAGAACGCATCAAACAGCTCGATCAGTATGGAAGCTTTGAGATCCATGCCTCAAGATACTTCACGTATGGCGATGGTTGTTCTAGCTACATTACCTATTATTTTTGCATATCCGTTCTTCCAACGTTATTTCATTCAAGGACTTACGGTAGGTGCTGTTAAAGAATAAGGTCTTCACAGAAGGAGAGAAGGGAAACCATGATCTACAAGGATCGTAACAATTCTACTTCAGAACGAGTGGAACATTTGCTCAGTCTGATGACTTTGGAAGAGAAGATCGGCCAACTGATCCAACCCTTCGGTTGGCAGACGTATGAGAATATAGACGGTAAAATTGCACTTACAGAGTCTTTCAAGAAACAAGTGGAGAATGGCGGTATCGGCTCGTTATACGGCGTGCTTCGTGCAGATCCGTGGACAGGGGTTACGATTGAGACGGGCCTCTCCCCTGAAGAAGGGGCAGAGGCTGTCAACGAAATTCAGCGCTATGCAATAGAACACTCCCGTTTGGGTATTCCTATCCTAATTGGAGAGGAATGCTCCCACGGTCATATGGCGATTGGCGCTACGGTATTTCCAGTACCACTAAGTCTCGGAAGTACATGGAATGTGGATCTGTATCGTGAAATGTGCCGTGCTGTAGCTCGGGAGACCCGGAGCCAAGGTGGAGCGGCTACTTATTCGCCGGTACTAGATGTTGTTCGTGATCCTCGTTGGGGTCGGACCGAAGAATGCTTCGGTGAAGATGCTTACTTGATAAGCGAACTTGCGGTTGCTTCTGTAGAAGGTCTTCAGGGCGAATCGTTGGATCAAGATGACAGCGTAGTCGCTACGTTGAAGCATTTTGTTGGATACGGTAGCTCAGAGGGCGGCCGTAATGCAGGCCCTGTCCATATGGGCAAACGTGAGTTACTTGAAGTTGATATGCTTCCGTTCAAAAAGGCAGTGGAGGCTGGCGCAGTGTCAATTATGCCAGCTTATAACGAGATAGATGGAATGCCGTGTACGACGAATAGAGAACTTCTCCAGGATATTCTCCGTACGGAGTGGGGCTTTGACGGCATGGTTATTACTGACTGTGGTGCTATAGACATGTTGGCTACAGGTCATGATACAGCAGAAGATGGGATGGATGCAGCAGTACAAGCGATCTCTGCGGGCATTGATATGGAGATGTCCGGTGAAATGTTCGGCAAGTATTTGCTTGAAGCTGTACGCCAGGGAAAACTAGCCCCATCGATTGTAGATACTGCGGTTCGCCGAGTACTGAACTTGAAGTTCACACTCGGATTGTTCGATACTCCGTATGCTGATCCAAAGAAGGCATCTGAGGTCATTGGTAGCGAGGAACACATCGCACTTGCCCGGAAGATTGCCGGAGAAGGTATTGTTTTATTGAAAAATGAAGGAAAAGTACTACCTTTATCGAAAGAGTCAGGTACAATCGCTGTCATTGGGCCTAATGCTGATGTAGGTTACAACCAACTTGGTGACTATACTTCACCGCAACCAACCTCTAGGGTAACAACTGTCCTAGGCGGTATCCGTAGTAAGTTTGCAAAGGAACCAGATCGCGTGCTGTATGCGCCAGGATGCCGGATTAAGGATGATTCCAAAGAAGGTTTTGATTACGCTCTTAGCTGCGCCAAGCAAGCAGATACGATTGTTATGGTTGTTGGAGGATCCAGTGCACGTGATTTTGGAGAAGGATCGATCGATCTGAAGACAGGTGCTTCGAAGGTAACGGATCATTCATGGAGTGATATGGACTGCGGAGAAGGCATCGATCGTATGTCTTTGACGTTGTCTGGAGTACAACTTGAACTCGTTCAGGAGATTCATAAGCTGGGTAAACCGGTCATAGTGGTTTATATAAATGGTCGTCCGATTGCAGAACCTTGGATTGAAGACAATGCTCATGCGATTCTTGAGGCTTGGTATCCAGGTCAAGAGGGTGGACATGCGATTGCTGATATTTTGTTTGGTGATGTGAATCCGTCAGGTAAATTGACGATCTCTATACCGAAACATGTGGGGCAACTCCCGGTTTATTACAATGGCAAGCGTTCGAGAGGTAAACGTTATCTAGAGGATGACTCACAACCACGTTATCCGTTTGGGTATGGACTAAGTTATACAGAATTTAGTTATTCCAATCTCAAGGTTCAGCCAGAAGTGATCCCTGCGGATGGAGTAGCAACCGTTACGGTAGATGTAACAAATACTGGTGCTTTGGAAGGTGCAGAGGTCGTTCAGATGTATATTTCTGATACGGTTAGCAATATATCGAGACCAGCTAAGGAGCTAAAAGGCTTCCGCAAGGTGACATTAGCTCCGGGAGAGAGCAGAACCGTTGAGTTCACAGTCGGAGCTGAACAGCTACAGTACATTGGTCTGGACTATAAACCAGTTGTAGAACCTGGGGAATTCCGCGTACTCGTAGGAAAACACGTGAACGATACGCTTAACGCAATATTAATTGTGCAGGAGGATTAATATAGATGGAACGGATCAGACGTTTTATCAGGGAGCTTTCCGAGTCTCAATGGTTGGAACAGCGTGAATTTCGCGATTGGGAGATCATGTCATCTACGTATAAATTGCCTGGAGAATACGACAATGTAGCCCCTTATACGGATGGACATGATTTTAATCTTTTTCCTAGTAAACAAGGAACAACCTATTTCTTCCGTTCCCGTTTGGAGATCCCACAAGACTGGTTGAAATCCCATGTCGGGTTGATCTTTCAATCTGGTGGCGAAGGTTTACTTCGTATAAACGGGAAGTCTTATCAAGGGTTAGATCGAAATCATACATTTGTTACATTAGGTTCGAACATCATAGAACGTCCAATGGAACTTGAAATTGAGTTATTTGATCCCATTCCTGAGCCTGTGGACCCGTTGAATCAGCAGGCGGTAATTCAACCGCCAATCCGCTCGATTCAAAGCTCGATCGTTATTGTCAATCGTCCGGTACAGAGTCTGATGTATACGGCAACAGTTATTCGTGATTCCGCCGTATTATTACCGGAACAGGATTTCCGTCGTACACGTCTGATTGAAGCATTGTATAGTGCAATGGATGAATTTGTAGCACTCGACAAGGAATCTATTCGCGAAGGCAGTCTAGTTAAGGAAATAGACCTGCGTCTGAAGAAGAGAACTGCCGAGATCGGCGGGAATGCCGAGGGTACAATTCACATGGTTGGGCAATCTCACATTGATATTGCTTGGTTGTGGCCGGTAAGAGAGACGGTTCGTAAGACGAGTCGAACTTTCTCAACGGTTGATGCGCTCATGAATGAGTTTCCAGAGTATCAGTACGCTCAAAGCCAACCTCAGTTATTTGCTTTCCTAAAGGATAATGACCCTGAACTCTATGAACGAGTGAAGGGAAGGATTAAGGAAGGACGCTGGGAGCTTGTTGGTGGGATGTGGGTAGAACCTGATTTGAACATTCCAAGCGGCGAGTCGCTGATGCGTCAAATGTTATATGGACAAAGGTTCTATGAGGAAGAGTTCGGAATGACCTCTGAGATCGAATGGTTACCTGATACGTTTGGGTATTGTGCCTCTCTGCCTCAGATCCTGAAGCATGGTGGAATTCAGTATTTCATGACGACAAAGCTCGGATGGAATGATACGAATGTATTCCCATATGATCTGTTCCATTGGGTTGGTATCGACGGAACACCGATGTTGTCTTACTTAAATCATGGTGTGAATGAAAATACACTTCCGAAAGATGTGCATGAGCATTGGCAATCCTTCCGAGAGAAAGCGAAGCATAACGAGCAAATGCTGTTATATGGACATGGAGATGGTGGCGGTGGGGCCACTCGCGAAATGTTGGAATACATTGATCGTGCGGAGCTAATGGTTGGACAACCTGCCAGCAAATATAGTAATGCCGCTGAGTTCTTTACCGGAATTACAGAAGCAGCGCCACAGCTTCCTGAGTGGCATGGAGACCTGTATCTTGAGCTTCACCGCGGAACCTATACAACGCATGGTCGCAATAAGCTGAACAATCGGAAGGCCGAGGTTCTATACCGAGAAGCTGAATTATGGAACACACTTGCTTCGCCGGATATGGAGGCAGGACTACGGGATGAGGCTAGTCAGTCACTGCATGATGGCTGGAAACTAATTTTACTCAACCAGTTCCATGATATTATTCCGGGCTCTGCAATTACTGAAACCTATGTAACATCGATGAAAGAGTATACGGAAATTTTTGAACATGGAAACAAAGGGCTGCATCAAGGCTTGAACGTGTTAGCTGAACAAGTGAATACGGAAGGTGAAGGTACACCTTATATCGTATTTAATAGTCTCGGCTGGGCTCGAGATGCCGTCATTGCAATCAAGGGTGAAAGTGAATTAGCTGGACATGCCGTTTATGATGCAGATGGAATCCGCCTAGATATGGATCATGATACCGAAGGTGAGAATACAGCTTGGGTTCGAGTACCTAGTGTCCCTGCGTTTGGCTATAAGACAATTTGGTTGAGAACAGAAGAAGGATTAGCTAACTCTATTTCGGTTCAAGCTGATGCTAATGACAACAGTTTGGCTAACGGTTGGGAAACTCCATATTACCGTATACGGTTTAATGACCGAGGGGAAATGGTTAGTCTGTTTGATAAAACGGCTAATCGGGAGACTATTAAAGCAGGAGAAAGTGCGAACCGTCTTCATTTCTTCCATGACCGTCCAACGCTTTGGGATGCCTGGGATATTGATACTCGGTATGAAGAGCAACCAGCGGGAGATGCTGAACTACTGGAGATGAAACTTCTTAGCTCTGGAGCCATTAGAGATGTGCTGCGTTTCCGCTGGAAGTTGAATCAATCGGAAATTACACAAGACATGATTTTATATCATCATGATCAGCGCATAGATTTCAAAACGAAGGTAAGCTGGAATGAATCTCATAAGTTGCTGAAGGTTGGCTTCCCAGTGGATGTGGTAACGGACAAAGCGACCTATGAAATTCCGTTTGGCTCATTGGAACGTCCAACTCATCGTAATACAAGCTGGGAGCAGGCGCAGTACGAGGTATGTGGCCACCGTTTTGCCGATGTATCCGAGCGCGGATATGGTGTCAGCTTGTTGAATGATTGCAAGTATGGCTATGATATTCAAGGTAGCACCATTCGCCTGTCATTGTTGCGTGCGCCAAAATGGCCAGATGTCTCGGCTGATCTTGGCGAGCATGAGTTTACTTATTCGCTTTATCCTCATATGGAAGACTGGCGTCAAGCTCATACACTCAGGAAGGCAGCTGAACTGAATCATGCTCCTGTTGTTGTAGCATCTCAGACTAAGCA
This portion of the Paenibacillus segetis genome encodes:
- a CDS encoding sensor histidine kinase, whose product is MLFTKIYRKYFKNKLFMKMIFFFSMITIVTIIIFSYLMFTTMSQATVQRQLDIQKSAIQSVGNYIDNKYESVQTMARDIYRDSDLASNTSYFLEHPYEEYVKYRLDRFYSDSGTTSDPVQVFRNRVEDDSDITSLMLYSAAQQYLYVYNNTQFKIISTNAARSFVPDAMYSEEASNISIPNIWIRESIDLPESPMFSVRVPINNNVSLRNIGQLLVYFNSNKIWGSLDNYKDKFKGTILVLSSTGDVIFDSSGIYYGNKYPYAEQINTVYDNDVTKEGMSITKLTDIQGGYTVLSLVPKNELAASYRGIRNTILMISSICILFAILISSLFINNFAKRTHSIIQFTRKVKNGDLNARVTEIREDELGQISKSFNEMLEELNLYIDRVYKAEIKQKHTEIAALEARVNPHFLYNTLEVIRMRAISQGASDVGEMIYSLSVLFKSYVQQKPRYTLKDELEACRMYLELFRIRYKDKFTYQILCDKKLENKIVLKMSLQPIIENYILHGMRTDWTDNQIRITVTDENEYLCVEVRDNGQGIHPERLAQIKEGLLHPDIYSGSFGIRSIHERLKLLYGRMYGVDIESELGKGTVVTIWFPNQGEGDLNNV
- a CDS encoding response regulator transcription factor; translation: MYKVFIVDDEPFIIEGLYDIVDWASMGMEIVGQAENGAEALEALKLIPADILVTDISMPKMNGLDLIRNVREFRPELKVIVLSGFNDFDYLKEGMTLGIENYLLKPINLEEFKATLNIVVEKLNESKARYATLNEYSIMILRDNVMQRWIKQQIRPREFQERADLLGIVLDKNFVMVSLLRLEHSNQEVFEIVLNQLKSNEGIIPFRDMDGDIVLLYNFDDPEQGINEANLINNKLMSVLSAYEPLRLSIGSVEEIEVEPSRSYTFAKKVQEYFMIFPEQNVLRYDDLKEHQANAEDGLHMNWSDYAKLIVAKNKEGLLARIEVDFGSLRQMGGISPGLLQDIAMEWIIRFKMQLEEIRHAEEPDLYKLHFERIRTTFSIDELIDIMKEVANITIDSLTNDMKSPVVQQVLNFIKQSYNEDVSLKTLGALYNIHPVYLGQLFHKEVGESFTDYINWYRIEKAKELLRISQMKVHEIARSVGYWETGYFYKQFKKYVGISPTEYKGLS
- a CDS encoding ABC transporter substrate-binding protein encodes the protein MSTKRKKFSLLLTSLMALTLLVSACGGNNAGNSASNASGSGKSEKPVELIWYTVGAPQKDVDKVMEEVNKYTKEKINATIKMKMIDFGDYSQKMQVMVASGEPMDIMFTCSWAFDYVQNARKGAFMELDDLLKNQGKDIVATLDPAFLEGSKVDGHNYAVPANKELPAQEVWRFNKELLDKYNLDISNVKSMESLEPLLKTIKENDPTITPYAMVKDFVPMMPFDYVIEKLPMAVYQDTTDYKVVNILETPEIKETLKTVRKFYKAGYVSPEVSTITSADDLYKSGKWLVDRASTQPFADNLWTTSLGYPIVSTPAGDPIVYNWSVMGSMQAISANSKYPEKAMEFLNLLNTDPVLRNMIDSGIEGVHYEKVSDNVMKNLDKSKDYDMPTFSLGNIMITYLNEGDPENKWDEFKKFNESGINAPLLGFNFDTSKVTTELAAVQNVKEEFWSALMTGTVDPDEYLPKANEKFKAAGLDKIIAEAQRQIDEWRAATGK
- a CDS encoding ABC transporter permease, with the protein product MVGEFFRNINKNKVMLFMVLPGALWFLFFSYLPMLGTIIAFKEYRFSRDGFWASIVNSKWVGWDNFKFLFSTNDAYIITRNTLLYNVVFIFVGLALSVLLAIVLSEITNKRLSKIYQTGMFLPYFLSWVIVGYFTFSFLSADRGLLNGVFESLGIQPIQWYAESKYWPFILVLVYLWKAVGYNSVVYLASIMGIDRSLYEAAMIDGASKMQQIRAITLPLLRPIITIMTLLAIGKIFYADFGLFYQIPRDSGTLYGVTNVIDTYVYRGLKSTGEIGMSAAAGLYQSVVGFVLVMTSNYIVRKFDKDNALF
- a CDS encoding carbohydrate ABC transporter permease — encoded protein: MNISFNLIAGIFAILCVFPFLFVVIISLTDESALANNGYRLIPEKWSFAGYQYVFDMGDSLLRSYGVTIFVTVVGTIISLLFMAFYAYAVSRKSFKYRNFFSFFAFFTMLFNGGLVPTYIIVTQLLGLKDTIWALILPLAVNAFYIMILRTFYSTSVPDAIIESGKIDGAGEFRIFLKLVLPLSLPGLATIGLFSTLGYWNDWFNALLYIDSPNLVPLQSMLMRIETSMQFIMQNASNSSISMEALRSMPQDTSRMAMVVLATLPIIFAYPFFQRYFIQGLTVGAVKE
- a CDS encoding glycoside hydrolase family 3 N-terminal domain-containing protein; translation: MIYKDRNNSTSERVEHLLSLMTLEEKIGQLIQPFGWQTYENIDGKIALTESFKKQVENGGIGSLYGVLRADPWTGVTIETGLSPEEGAEAVNEIQRYAIEHSRLGIPILIGEECSHGHMAIGATVFPVPLSLGSTWNVDLYREMCRAVARETRSQGGAATYSPVLDVVRDPRWGRTEECFGEDAYLISELAVASVEGLQGESLDQDDSVVATLKHFVGYGSSEGGRNAGPVHMGKRELLEVDMLPFKKAVEAGAVSIMPAYNEIDGMPCTTNRELLQDILRTEWGFDGMVITDCGAIDMLATGHDTAEDGMDAAVQAISAGIDMEMSGEMFGKYLLEAVRQGKLAPSIVDTAVRRVLNLKFTLGLFDTPYADPKKASEVIGSEEHIALARKIAGEGIVLLKNEGKVLPLSKESGTIAVIGPNADVGYNQLGDYTSPQPTSRVTTVLGGIRSKFAKEPDRVLYAPGCRIKDDSKEGFDYALSCAKQADTIVMVVGGSSARDFGEGSIDLKTGASKVTDHSWSDMDCGEGIDRMSLTLSGVQLELVQEIHKLGKPVIVVYINGRPIAEPWIEDNAHAILEAWYPGQEGGHAIADILFGDVNPSGKLTISIPKHVGQLPVYYNGKRSRGKRYLEDDSQPRYPFGYGLSYTEFSYSNLKVQPEVIPADGVATVTVDVTNTGALEGAEVVQMYISDTVSNISRPAKELKGFRKVTLAPGESRTVEFTVGAEQLQYIGLDYKPVVEPGEFRVLVGKHVNDTLNAILIVQED